The Xenorhabdus poinarii G6 nucleotide sequence AACTGTTGGGAAAGTTGAGTTTCCGTGATCAACACCGGATAATGTTGCAGTTGCAATCGACGAGCCAGCTCGGTGCCGGAAGCAGGCGATAACAATAAATCCGGTGCCAATGCCCGCAGTGACTGCAAACCCGCCATTTCCCTGACATTGACGACCAGACCCACAGCTTGCAGTTTCGTCAAGGTGGCCGCATTCTGGCTTAACCACCGGCGTGAACCGGGATCATCCCCAATCAGAAACAGTGCCCCAATTCCCGGCAATTGCAGTGGTCTGCTTGACACTTTTCCCGGCATCAGCTCCGGTGTTTTGACAGGCAACATCGCCGCTTCACCTGCCATTTCGGGTGAGGAATTTTGCACCGATGACACAGGCTCATCGCGTTGCTCAGCATT carries:
- a CDS encoding integrating conjugative element protein — translated: MADHIIMKRLSVFPVISLLWISACHAELNIIADLGGKDASPFYESINAEQRDEPVSSVQNSSPEMAGEAAMLPVKTPELMPGKVSSRPLQLPGIGALFLIGDDPGSRRWLSQNAATLTKLQAVGLVVNVREMAGLQSLRALAPDLLLSPASGTELARRLQLQHYPVLITETQLSQQLSP